In Helianthus annuus cultivar XRQ/B chromosome 9, HanXRQr2.0-SUNRISE, whole genome shotgun sequence, the following are encoded in one genomic region:
- the LOC110880272 gene encoding lipase 1: protein MFSTIGSLRLRLLSLYSAIKALPVNTAEALLSLYFCYYCNLSPCTVDLDDCQTSMHIWAPNHRSCKKPNMVLVHGYGGNSKWQFVFQVAHLTREFNIYIPDLVFFGKSYSTRTERTDVFQAKCVCDGMKKLGVQRFSAYGLSYGGYVVYRMAALEEKTVEKVVIVSSGIVYTESQKAELLKKIGRNVVDVLVPETPEEIRTLCRMSMHKFDVGRLFPDFFLRAFIAADGYKKEKQELVEYLLLGKPDLNLPVLTQETLLIWGDKDQIFPIQLAHQLHSHLGSKSKLEILKNVGHAANMEAPHSLNKLVTLFLSP from the exons ATGTTCTCCACGATTGGATCTCTCCGGCTTCGGCTCCTCTCCCTCTACAGCGCGATCAAAGCTCTCCCGGTGAACACAGCCGAAGCTCTATTATCGCTTTACTTTTGTTACTACTGCAACCTCTCTCCATGCACCGTTGATCTTGACGATTGCCAAACTTCAATGCATATATGGGCGCCTAATCACCGCAGCTGCAAAAAGCCTAACATGGTTCTCGTACATGGGTATGGTGGCAACTCCAAGTGGCAGTTTGTATTTCAAGTGGCTCACCTCACCCGTGAGTTCAATATCTATATTCCTGATCTAGTGTTTTTCGGGAAATCTTACTCCACAAGGACTGAGCGTACGGATGTATTCCAGGCCAAGTGCGTGTGCGATGGGATGAAGAAACTCGGGGTGCAGAGGTTTTCGGCTTATGGATTGAGTTATGGCGGGTATGTGGTGTACCGCATGGCGGCTTTGGAGGAGAAGACGGTGGAGAAGGTGGTGATTGTGAGCAGTGGAATTGTGTACACGGAGAGTCAGAAAGCGGAGTTGTTGAAGAAGATAGGGAGGAATGTGGTGGATGTGTTGGTGCCGGAGACACCCGAGGAGATCCGGACATTGTGCCGGATGTCCATGCATAAATTTGATGTTGGTAGATTGTTCCCTGATTTTTTCCTCCGGGCCTTTATCGCG GCAGATGGTTACAAGAAGGAAAAGCAAGAACTGGTGGAGTATTTACTTTTGGGAAAACCTGATCTTAATCTTCCTGTTCTTACTCAG GAAACACTTTTAATATGGGGAGATAAGGACCAAATTTTCCCAATTCAATTAGCACATCAGCTACATAG TCATTTGGGATCCAAATCGAAGCTTGAGATACTGAAGAACGTAGGACATGCTGCAAATATGGAAGCTCCACATTCACTTAACAAACTTGTTACCTTGTTTCTATCACCTTGA
- the LOC110880273 gene encoding protein NODULATION SIGNALING PATHWAY 1 — translation MIKQDTLFIPGFPSNTGPNQETMFVDTEPNPTSDPISDWLEDSASYIPSFLDDPFGSNTIIDDRWWVQPQDLDQEIFSTSVANSTNTPATTSDLLVFSDQSKQLTTDSSKKRKAPSTAQVKKPVNRRGQGKSTKDGCNSDNRSGRWAEQLLNPCASAISAGNVSRVRHLLVVLRELASPTGDANYRLAAYGLQALSHYLSTTRARVAEVVLPASNFSTVKPKFFQQSLINFNDINPWFTIPNHIANNAILQVLSDHDRGSSGGLHILDIGVSHGVQWPTLLEALSRLPRGPPPLVRLTIVTPTPDNTQIPFANGPPGHNFISNILRLANDYKINLHINTVDSCPLQNLNTQIIKSSPEDILIVCAQFRLHNLNHNNPDNRTEFLKAMRRLEPKGVILNDNNADCSCNSCSTFETGFARKVDNLWSFLDSTSVAFKGRDMDERKMMEGEASKALMSMCSMNERKEKWAERMIGAGFAGDVFREDVMEGARALLRKYDNNWELRVDECVGLWWKGQPVSFCSLWKIDSKSS, via the coding sequence ATGATCAAGCAAGACACTTTGTTCATTCCCGGTTTTCCTTCCAACACCGGCCCGAATCAAGAAACCATGTTTGTAGACACTGAACCAAACCCGACATCCGATCCAATCTCGGATTGGTTAGAGGATTCAGCATCTTACATACCATCTTTTCTTGATGACCCTTTTGGATCTAATACTATCATTGATGATCGTTGGTGGGTCCAACCTCAAGATCTTGATCAAGAAATCTTTAGTACTAGTGTTGCCAACAGCACAAACACACCCGCTACAACTTCTGATTTACTTGTTTTCTCCGATCAGTCAAAGCAGCTTACTACCGATTCATCCAAGAAACGAAAAGCACCATCGACGGCACAAGTTAAAAAGCCCGTAAATAGACGGGGTCAAGGAAAGTCAACAAAGGATGGTTGTAATAGCGATAACAGAAGCGGCAGGTGGGCCGAGCAGTTGCTGAACCCGTGTGCCTCAGCTATTAGTGCCGGAAACGTATCACGTGTCCGGCACCTGCTTGTCGTCCTCCGTGAACTTGCTTCGCCCACGGGGGACGCCAATTACAGACTGGCGGCATACGGGTTACAAGCCCTGTCCCACTATCTCTCCACCACCCGTGCCAGGGTGGCGGAGGTGGTTCTGCCAGCTTCCAATTTTTCCACTGTCAAACCAAAATTCTTCCAACAATCGCTTATCAATTTTAATGATATTAATCCTTGGTTTACCATCCCGAACCATATCGCCAACAACGCCATCCTCCAGGTGTTATCAGACCATGACCGCGGGTCGAGTGGTGGTTTACACATACTTGATATCGGTGTCTCTCATGGGGTCCAATGGCCCACGCTGCTAGAAGCACTGAGTCGCCTGCCACGAGGACCTCCACCATTGGTTCGACTAACCATAGTAACCCCAACACCCGATAACACCCAGATTCCCTTCGCAAACGGGCCACCCGGTCACAATTTCATCTCAAACATTCTCCGTCTAGCAAACGACTACAAGATCAACCTACACATTAACACAGTTGACAGCTGTCCTTTACAAAATCTAAATACTCAAATCATCAAATCATCTCCTGAAGATATCTTAATTGTATGTGCTCAGTTTAGACTTCACAATCTGAACCACAACAATCCAGATAACAGAACTGAGTTCTTAAAAGCTATGCGACGTCTCGAACCAAAAGGAGTGATATTAAACGACAACAACGCGGACTGCAGCTGTAACAGCTGCAGTACGTTCGAGACAGGGTTCGCGAGGAAGGTGGACAACTTGTGGAGTTTTTTGGACTCAACAAGTGTGGCATTTAAAGGGAGGGACATGGATGAAAGAAAGATGATGGAAGGTGAGGCTTCAAAGGCGTTAATGAGCATGTGTAGTATGAACGAACGGAAAGAAAAATGGGCTGAAAGGATGATCGGTGCTGGGTTCGCAGGGGATGTCTTTCGGGAAGATGTTATGGAGGGAGCGCGGGCCTTGTTGAGGAAGTATGACAACAATTGGGAGCTGAGGGTTGATGAATGTGTGGGGTTATGGTGGAAAGGGCAGCCTGTTTCATTTTGCTCTTTGTGGAAAATAGATTCAAAAAGTAGTTAG